The genomic interval AGACAGAACAATTAAAACTTCAATTTAATCAGAAGATTAGATCAATGCGTTCAGATTTAGAAAGATCTCAACTGCTAATCGACAATAGTATTATCAAATCGACTCTTTCGGGAGTTGTCTTTGATTTAAATACCTCTGCTAAACAAGTTACCCCGCTTGGAAAGCCACTTATGCAATTAATCCCAAATGATGTAGCAAAGGCTGAAGTTTTTGTTAGTAATAGAGATATTGGATTTGTAGCTCTTGGTCAACCCTCTGAAGTAAAAGTGGATGCCTATCCTTTTACGAAATTTGGAGGCCTTGATGGTAATGTTACCCATATTGGAGCTGATGCACTGGAACCTGATAATACCAACCCAAGCTATAGATTCCCTGTAACTATTACTTTAGACTCATCTGTATTAATTTCCCAAGGTCGCGAGCTGCCCCTAAAGCCTGGCATGTCTGTACAAGCAAACTTGATGCTCAGACAAAAGAAATTGATTAGTCTTATAACAGATATGTTTACTAAAAATGTTGAAGGACTTAAGAGCTTGAGGGATTAAAAGAATTCTGATGAATAGCAATCAAGTACTTTTTCTCCACACCAATTATCCTGCACAATTCAGGTTTATTCTTAAGGAATACTTGGCCTTGAATTGGGATGTATACTTTGCATCTCATACTCAAAAAAATAAACCTCTATCATCCATTAATTATATCAAGCTACATTCTCCCAAAAGGAAAGGATCAAAAATTGATCATCAACAGAATATTTCAATTGCATGCTTTTACAATCTTTTAGCAGAGAAGCGCAAAGGATTAAATCCTCGTAGAATTTACGTTCATACGGGCTGGGGACTTGGTCAATTTCTTAGAGATCTATTCCCAAATTCTAAAATTATCGCCTACAATGAGTGGTGGTTTAATTTGAATTCTCATGATTATCAATTTGACTGTACTAATCAATATATAAATCATACTCTTGAAAATCGTTTACATAGTGTGCTGAGAAATCAGTCTTTCTCATTAGAATTACAACGTGCTGATGCCATTGTTTCCCCAACTTTATGGCAAAAAAAACAGCTTCCACTGTCATTACAAAGTAAATGCCACGTAATATTTGATGGCATTGATTGTAATATGTTTACTAGTGGTAAGCCAATAATTAATGATAAGAGCCTCTTGTCATCTTTGGATAAATCTAAATCCATATTAACTTATGCCACTAGAGGTTTAGAGCCGTATAGAGGTTTTCCTGAATTCGTCAGTGCTTCAGCTCTTTTTCTGAAAAAAAATATTGATTGGCAAGTGGTGATAGCTGGGAAAGATCATGTAAATTATTTTAAAAGTAAAAATGCTCCCACTGAAGGGTTTGGTGCCTTTGCGCTTGAGCAATACAAAGAAGCCAATGTTAGCGACCGTGTCAAACTATTGGGTACATTGCCGTTTATAGAGTACCGTAACTTGCTTCAGTTAAGCGATTTGCACTGTTACTTTACGCGTCCATTTGTTTTGAGTTGGAGTTTATTAGAGTCAGCATTAGTTGGTTGCCCACTATTTGCCTCAAAAACTTCTCCAGTTATTGAATTTCTAAATAATGATAAATATACAAATTTTGTAGATCATACAATGGATTCTGAATTGCTTGCTGAAGAACTAAATGGAGCGGCACTAAAAGTTAAGAGAAGTTATCCGTCAAAAGACACGATTTCTAAGTATAGAATGAATAACCTTTTAAATCGCGTCGAACGTTCTACATGTATATCTAAGCATATGAAGCTAGCTGACTCTATCGATTGAAATTATTTAACAGTTAGATAGCCACCCTTTGTATAGAATGGAAATTTACTGATTTTTGATAGCATAGACCAAACGATTGCAGAATATTTATGATTGTGGCAAGCGACTATTCCGATTTTTTGTAATGCGCCTGATTCATGATAGATAGGATAACTTCCTTGCACAGTAAATATCGAAGAAACTTGACTTACCCACCAATCGTGTGGCGCAAGCATGATATGTGCGTTTCTGCCCGAGGAAAGACGTTTAACAGCAGGTTGTAAGTCAATTTGCAGATAAATTACTTTCGTGGAAAAACTTTTTATCTCTTCCAATACAGATGAAACTGATGGGCGTTCAACATGTTCTAACACATCAAAACAAGTTACTAAATCAAAAGCTTGCTTAGGTTTTTTAGAGAACTTCTCAACTGCAGGATCATAAGCCCCAACCTTTAAGTCTGGCAAAGCTTTTTTAAGATTTTTTGGGAAGGCACCTTTTCCTGTCCCGTAATCAAGAACACTAGTGATCTGCTTCAGTTCCTGATACCTAGATATGATTTGTATAATAGATTTGTTACCAGCCCCGCCCCGGCTTCCGAAATCTGGACGGGTTGCATGTAGTTCTTGGTTGAGACGTTTTTGTTCTTCGGAAATAGTGTTTGAGGGCATGATGAATAGAAATGATGGTTTGTAAAAGTTCTTAGATTAAAAAATAGGTTCAGGCTTGTGATTAGGCTGTGACTCCATTTTATCGACTAATTCAAGATTTCTATAAGAAGCTTGATGCTTTTTATTTATCTGTAAGGCTTTCATTAGAAATATCCTAGCCAAAGGCCCGTTTCTTTTTCTTGCTAGGATAGCTCCTAGGTTTGATAAAGTACTAGTATCCTGATCGCCTAAAATTAGACCGTACAGAAAAAGCTTTTCTGCATCTTCAAAATTGTCTTGAGCAATTAACAATTCTCCCGCTAACTTATATGCTGCAGCCATATCTGGCTGTGCTTCAAGAGCTTTTCGAGCAAAAATCAAAGACTCATTGAAATTCTTTTCTCTTTGTGTAGTTGCTGCTAAATTAAGCCAATCTGCAGCAGCTTGTGGATCAGATTTATTAATTGTACTAATTCTCTCGAAATTTGAATCATCGGGGGTTGATTTACGATGTGAAGAATTTAGTGCGTCTTGCTTTAAGTCTCCAATACTGTTGCTCAGTCTATTCATGTTTTGAATAGCATCTTTGTGACCCGGGCTTAAAGTCAAAGCTTTCTCTAGTGCCGCTCTGGCTTGAGTAAATTGCCCCATATCAATTAATAGATTTGCATAATTACTGAGGAGCGCAGGCTCCTCAGGTTTAATTTCCAGACCTCTTTCATAAACTTCTTTGGCTTTCGACAGATTTCTCTCTCTCCTTAATGCTACTCCAAAGACATTGAGGAATTCAGGATCATCTCCAAAACTTCCTTCAATTTGTTCGAAAATTAATCTGGCTTCCGCATTTTCACCTAAAAGAAGACAGGCATAGGCTTTCAGCCTATATAAATTAGGATATTCTGAGAGATCTTCGCTAGCCCTATTTAACTCGTCGATGGCAGCTTGCAGCTTCCCTGACTGAAGAAGAGATTCCGCTCGGGTTTGAATCTCACTTAGTTGTTCCTGCTTAATTTGAGACACGTCGAACTGCTTTGTCATAGCATCGCTACTTTATCATTACTGCTTTGGCCTAGCTGCCCAGTTTGCTAGCCTTTCGCAGGCGTCGTTTACAGGTTTTACCCAATCACCCATTTCAATCTGCCTAACTATATTTACTGAATTATACCAATAACAAGGTGTATCATCAGCGCCAAGCCATCTCCAATCAGGATTGGTCGCCAAAATTACCGTGGTTGGTATGCCCAAGCACCCTGCACCATGTATGGTCGTGTTTGCTGCGCTGACAACATAATCACAGCATGAAACCAAAGATGACCATCTATCCATATCTTTTAAAGGATCAACATCCAAAGGATTAAGTAACTCAAGTGAGTGTTTTTGATTAAATGCATCAATCTCTTCGCGAACGTCTCCATATTGCAAAGAAATCCATCTGATATTAGGTAATCGAAAAAGGGGAAGAAATTCTTCTAGGCTCAAAGATTTCGTTTTCTTTTGCTTCGCATTCCCTCCTCCTTTCCAGCTAAAACCACAAAGGATCTGGCCATCGCGTTTGATTGATTCGTATCGATTCTGGAATTCGCGCTGTTGATCATGATCGACTTTCAAATATGGTTTAAGGTCTTCGTATTTCTGAAGTGAATCATGTCGAAGCATGGGTAGACTTCCGATGGCGACTTGGTAATCCCAATCGTCTTTGTTAATGTTTCCCTTCTTTATATCCTTGATGTCATATATTTTGCATTTTGGAAAAGATCTCCTGAAGATAGAATTTAAACGATCATAAGTTGTAATTCCAATCGCCTTTGCTTCCTCCAGTAAAGGAGATATAAGCATCCCAAACATCATTACATCTCCTATCCCCTGTTCGCCATTAATAAGTAGTTTTTTACCTTGAAGGGGGGAACCATCCCACTCAGGAATAAATTTTGATGATATTGACTTAAATACTGTTCTTTGCATACCACCCCTGCCATTGGGTACCCTTCTTCCATGCTCGTATAGTTGCCAACCACGTTCAAGCAATCCTTGCCTCAAAAGCATCAGTGCAAAATTCCAGCAGGTGTTATCATATTTTTGCCTGGTGTTTGAATCTAAATCTTGCGGGTTCTTTCGGTGTACTAATGTCGCCTCGTCAAAGATTTCCAGCGCTTTGTTGAATTCACCGAGTGATAAAAGTAGATTTGAGAACATATACGTTTGATTTAGATCCAGCTCTGAGGCATTGCAATCAATTGCACAAAGGTCGCGTGCTTTTTCGATATCACCAATCTGCAGATGTAGATCTGCCATCCCTAAGGTTAAATTGGTGTCATTTGGCTGGGCATTACGTATTGGCTCAAGTATCTTGAGTGCTAATTTATAGTGCCCGACGTCAGATAAGGCTTGTGCTTGTTGTCTTTGTATAGCCTCACGCTTGCCTGGCTTCGCATTTTCAGTTAGTAAATTCTCTGCCTCTATGTATAAACCTAGTGCCTTGGTGTAATGCCCCTCCTCACTGAGAAGATTCCCGTAATTTCGTTTTAATATAATGCTATTTGGGTGAAGGCTTAGACCACGTCTATAGATGGCGGCAGCCTCTTCAGGGCGTTGCTTCTCTCTTAAAACTGCTCCATAATTTCCAAAAATCTCAGCTGGTGGCGCATCGAAGTGTGCTATAATTGCTCTATATTTCTCTAGAGCTAATTTATAATCTTCAGTTGTGTGAGCTTTTATAGCGACCTTATAAGCCGACTTAAAATCCAAATTTTTTGTTTTTGCCATTGACAAGGTCACCTTGCAAGCTTTTCAAATTTCTCAAATCTTACCACTGTTGACGCTCTTTGATGTAAAAAAGTCGCCTCAACCAATCGCTAAAAATTTGATTTTTGGCGATTGGTCCTAAGAAAGAAAAGAGAAACCCGGACCCTTTGCATTAATTTTTTTTATATTA from Synechococcus sp. UW69 carries:
- a CDS encoding HlyD family secretion protein — encoded protein: MILLAFGGSALVASFIIKIDEVITVAGSLRPLEGTTDVLAPVTATVEELKVKEGDSVEKGDIILLYDVEDAKIKKRDLIENITSTQMYLQKNLELRKIKLDALKRSYLFSSEIAQRYEYLSEQGAASELSQLSQEQKLEDIKSQILQIEQETEQLKLQFNQKIRSMRSDLERSQLLIDNSIIKSTLSGVVFDLNTSAKQVTPLGKPLMQLIPNDVAKAEVFVSNRDIGFVALGQPSEVKVDAYPFTKFGGLDGNVTHIGADALEPDNTNPSYRFPVTITLDSSVLISQGRELPLKPGMSVQANLMLRQKKLISLITDMFTKNVEGLKSLRD
- a CDS encoding glycosyltransferase, which produces MNSNQVLFLHTNYPAQFRFILKEYLALNWDVYFASHTQKNKPLSSINYIKLHSPKRKGSKIDHQQNISIACFYNLLAEKRKGLNPRRIYVHTGWGLGQFLRDLFPNSKIIAYNEWWFNLNSHDYQFDCTNQYINHTLENRLHSVLRNQSFSLELQRADAIVSPTLWQKKQLPLSLQSKCHVIFDGIDCNMFTSGKPIINDKSLLSSLDKSKSILTYATRGLEPYRGFPEFVSASALFLKKNIDWQVVIAGKDHVNYFKSKNAPTEGFGAFALEQYKEANVSDRVKLLGTLPFIEYRNLLQLSDLHCYFTRPFVLSWSLLESALVGCPLFASKTSPVIEFLNNDKYTNFVDHTMDSELLAEELNGAALKVKRSYPSKDTISKYRMNNLLNRVERSTCISKHMKLADSID
- a CDS encoding methyltransferase domain-containing protein → MPSNTISEEQKRLNQELHATRPDFGSRGGAGNKSIIQIISRYQELKQITSVLDYGTGKGAFPKNLKKALPDLKVGAYDPAVEKFSKKPKQAFDLVTCFDVLEHVERPSVSSVLEEIKSFSTKVIYLQIDLQPAVKRLSSGRNAHIMLAPHDWWVSQVSSIFTVQGSYPIYHESGALQKIGIVACHNHKYSAIVWSMLSKISKFPFYTKGGYLTVK
- a CDS encoding lipopolysaccharide assembly protein LapB, with the protein product MTKQFDVSQIKQEQLSEIQTRAESLLQSGKLQAAIDELNRASEDLSEYPNLYRLKAYACLLLGENAEARLIFEQIEGSFGDDPEFLNVFGVALRRERNLSKAKEVYERGLEIKPEEPALLSNYANLLIDMGQFTQARAALEKALTLSPGHKDAIQNMNRLSNSIGDLKQDALNSSHRKSTPDDSNFERISTINKSDPQAAADWLNLAATTQREKNFNESLIFARKALEAQPDMAAAYKLAGELLIAQDNFEDAEKLFLYGLILGDQDTSTLSNLGAILARKRNGPLARIFLMKALQINKKHQASYRNLELVDKMESQPNHKPEPIF
- a CDS encoding tetratricopeptide repeat protein, which encodes MAKTKNLDFKSAYKVAIKAHTTEDYKLALEKYRAIIAHFDAPPAEIFGNYGAVLREKQRPEEAAAIYRRGLSLHPNSIILKRNYGNLLSEEGHYTKALGLYIEAENLLTENAKPGKREAIQRQQAQALSDVGHYKLALKILEPIRNAQPNDTNLTLGMADLHLQIGDIEKARDLCAIDCNASELDLNQTYMFSNLLLSLGEFNKALEIFDEATLVHRKNPQDLDSNTRQKYDNTCWNFALMLLRQGLLERGWQLYEHGRRVPNGRGGMQRTVFKSISSKFIPEWDGSPLQGKKLLINGEQGIGDVMMFGMLISPLLEEAKAIGITTYDRLNSIFRRSFPKCKIYDIKDIKKGNINKDDWDYQVAIGSLPMLRHDSLQKYEDLKPYLKVDHDQQREFQNRYESIKRDGQILCGFSWKGGGNAKQKKTKSLSLEEFLPLFRLPNIRWISLQYGDVREEIDAFNQKHSLELLNPLDVDPLKDMDRWSSLVSCCDYVVSAANTTIHGAGCLGIPTTVILATNPDWRWLGADDTPCYWYNSVNIVRQIEMGDWVKPVNDACERLANWAARPKQ